The stretch of DNA GTCTCCAGTGTTGTAACCGTTACGAACTTGGTCGCCGACGCGGTCAGGACGACTTTGACCTCGGCGCCCGCCTTTCGCAAAAAGCGTACCAGATAGCAGGCTTTATAAGCCGCAATGCAACCGGTGATACCGAGCAGGATTTTCTTGCCTTTGAGGGGCATAAGCTCTTGAAATTGTTAGTTGACGACTTCGGAGCCGTCAAGATTGAAGAGGTTGAGATCGACGGCCGTACCGGACGAGAAGACGTAGCGCGCCGCAATGACCTTCATGACCGGCAGATCGATCTTCTCCGAACCCAGCAGAAATGCCTTGTCGACGATCTTCTCAAACTGGCCGGGACTGATCAACCGAAATCTTAGCAACTGAATCAGGAAACCGGCGGCGTCCGGAGTGAAGTGCTCAAGTTCCAGCGGACTGAGAACCCGAAAAGACTGAGCGGAACCGACCGTCGGACTGATCCGGCCGCCTTCCTTCTGCATTTCCTCCAGAAACCAGCCGTAGGCTGATGAAATCTCCGAATCGGTAAAGCCGCGGCTGCGCAAGTCCTTGGAGATCACGTTAAACGGACCAATCTGACCATTATGACTGCGGAGATGCTCAACGAGGTAAAACACGATTTCGAGGATACGTTCTTCCACTGCGCTGCCTTTCGCCCGCGGCCGCAACCAGCGGCCACTGCTATGGGAAAGGTAAAATCAGCCGTAAGGTTCCGCAAGGATAAAACATCGTGTCCTTGCGCTAAAATCGCTGTCGGCGCGGGCTAATGCTTGAAATGCCGGATGCCGGTCACGACCATCGCGATACCGGCTTGATCGGCCGCCGCAATCGCCGCTTCGTCGTTCTTCGATCCACCCGGTTGAATGATCGCCGTCACACCGGCCGCTGCGGCAACTTCGACGCCGTCCGGCATCGGGAAGAAAGCATCCGATGCCAGCACCGCGCCGCGCGCGCGCGTGCCGGCCTTCTTCACGGCATTCTCCACCGCATCGACGCGCGATGTCTGCCCGCAGCCCTGCCCAAGCAAAGCCGTTCCCTTGACGATGGCAATCGCATTTGACTTCACGTGCTTCACCAGCTGGAAACCGAACAGCAGCGATTTGACCTGCTCAGCGGTCGGCTTCATTTTCGAAACGACCTTCAAATCCGTCTCGACAACGACACGGTGATCGGCAGTCTGCATCAGAAACCCACCATGGATCGCCCGCAGCCACTGGCCCTGCCGCGCGGCGCTGCCCATCGCCGGCAGCCGCAGCAACCGCCGCTGCTTCTTCTTCGCCAGCAATTCCAGCGCTTCAGGCGCGTAGTCAGGTGCGATGATGCACTCAACAAACTGCGTATTGTGCAGCAAATGTGCGGTTTCGATGTCCACGACGCGA from Candidatus Zixiibacteriota bacterium encodes:
- a CDS encoding DUF494 family protein, which codes for MEERILEIVFYLVEHLRSHNGQIGPFNVISKDLRSRGFTDSEISSAYGWFLEEMQKEGGRISPTVGSAQSFRVLSPLELEHFTPDAAGFLIQLLRFRLISPGQFEKIVDKAFLLGSEKIDLPVMKVIAARYVFSSGTAVDLNLFNLDGSEVVN
- a CDS encoding phosphopantothenoylcysteine decarboxylase produces the protein MPLKGKKILLGITGCIAAYKACYLVRFLRKAGAEVKVVLTASATKFVTVTTLET